A genomic region of Streptosporangium lutulentum contains the following coding sequences:
- the glmU gene encoding bifunctional UDP-N-acetylglucosamine diphosphorylase/glucosamine-1-phosphate N-acetyltransferase GlmU: MSVPRPAAVIVLAAGEGTRMKSKTPKILHEVSGRTLVDHMLTAARGLEPERLIVVVGHARDRVQAHLAQTSPDAQTVVQFEQKGTGHAVRVVLESVGTIGGTVLVTYGDTPLLRAETLAALLERHGEDGNAVTVLTAEVPDPHGYGRIVRDATGAVLEIVEEKDAGPEQRAIKEMNSGVYAFDGLLLADAVKRVSTSNAQGEEYLTDVLSILRQDGHRVGAHVAADYVEVEGVNDRVQLAFARKVLNSRLLEAHMRAGVTVIDPESTWVDVDVTLEPDVVIHPNTQLHGRTTVGEGAEVGPATTLTDTVVGEGALVRNAVCVEAEIGPEALVGPYAYLRPGTVLARKAKAGTYVEMKNAQVGEGAKVPHLTYVGDATIGVGANIGASTIFVNYDGVNKHRSTVGDHAFVGCDTMLVAPVNVGDGAYTAAGSVIDSDVPPGAIGVARGRQRNIEGWVARKRAGTKSAQAAQRAAEAGNEQGSKT; this comes from the coding sequence GTGAGTGTGCCGCGCCCGGCCGCCGTCATCGTCCTCGCCGCAGGTGAGGGTACCCGGATGAAGTCGAAAACACCGAAGATCCTGCATGAGGTGTCCGGCCGTACCCTGGTCGACCACATGCTCACCGCCGCTCGGGGCCTGGAGCCCGAGCGACTTATCGTCGTCGTCGGTCACGCGCGAGATCGGGTTCAGGCGCATCTGGCGCAGACCAGTCCCGACGCGCAGACCGTCGTCCAATTCGAGCAGAAGGGGACCGGTCACGCCGTTCGGGTCGTCCTGGAATCGGTCGGCACCATCGGCGGCACGGTCCTGGTGACCTACGGTGACACGCCGCTCCTGCGCGCCGAGACCCTCGCCGCGCTCCTGGAACGGCACGGTGAGGACGGCAACGCCGTCACCGTGCTGACCGCCGAGGTCCCCGACCCCCACGGCTACGGCCGGATCGTCCGCGACGCCACCGGAGCGGTGCTGGAGATCGTCGAGGAGAAGGACGCGGGCCCGGAACAGCGGGCGATCAAGGAGATGAACTCCGGCGTCTACGCCTTCGACGGACTGCTCCTGGCCGACGCGGTCAAGCGGGTGTCCACCTCCAACGCCCAGGGGGAGGAGTACCTCACCGACGTCCTGTCGATCCTGAGGCAGGACGGCCACCGGGTCGGCGCGCACGTCGCGGCCGACTACGTCGAGGTGGAGGGCGTCAACGACCGCGTGCAGCTCGCCTTCGCCCGGAAGGTGCTCAACTCCCGGCTGCTGGAGGCCCACATGCGGGCAGGGGTCACGGTGATCGACCCCGAGAGCACGTGGGTGGACGTGGACGTGACGCTGGAGCCGGACGTGGTGATCCACCCCAATACCCAGTTGCACGGCCGCACGACCGTCGGGGAAGGCGCGGAGGTCGGCCCGGCCACCACGCTGACCGACACGGTCGTCGGCGAGGGGGCGCTGGTCCGCAACGCCGTCTGCGTCGAGGCCGAGATCGGCCCCGAGGCCCTGGTCGGGCCGTACGCCTACCTGAGGCCGGGCACCGTGCTCGCGCGCAAGGCCAAGGCCGGCACCTACGTCGAGATGAAGAACGCCCAGGTGGGCGAGGGGGCCAAGGTGCCCCACCTGACCTACGTGGGCGATGCCACGATCGGCGTGGGGGCCAACATCGGAGCCTCGACGATCTTCGTGAACTATGACGGGGTGAACAAGCACCGCTCGACGGTGGGTGATCATGCCTTCGTCGGATGCGACACCATGCTCGTCGCGCCGGTGAACGTCGGTGACGGTGCCTACACCGCCGCGGGCTCGGTCATCGACAGCGACGTCCCTCCGGGGGCGATCGGGGTCGCCCGAGGGCGGCAGCGCAACATTGAAGGGTGGGTCGCGCGCAAGCGCGCGGGCACCAAATCGGCACAGGCCGCGCAGCGGGCGGCCGAGGCCGGGAATGAGCAGGGGAGCAAGACGTGA
- a CDS encoding ribose-phosphate diphosphokinase, whose amino-acid sequence MSGIKQPGEKKLMFFSGRAYPELAEEVADHLGVDTTPTTLRDFANGEIYARYPESVRGCDAFVIQSHTGPINQWIMEQLIMVDALKRASAKRITVIMPFYGYARQDKKSRGREPITARLMADLLKTAGADRLMSIDLHTSQIQGFFDGPVDHLFAMPVLVNYLKDKLDLETTTVVSPDTGRVRLSERWADTLGTPLAFIHKRRDLEVANQVKVNEVVGKVRGRTCVLIDDMIDTAGTICKAADALYEQGATNVVVAATHAVFSDPAVDRLKNSKVSEVIVTNTLPIPEDKRFDKLTVLSIAPLIARAITEVFSDGSVTSLFEGDS is encoded by the coding sequence ATGAGCGGCATCAAGCAGCCGGGTGAGAAGAAACTGATGTTCTTCTCCGGGCGGGCGTACCCGGAACTGGCCGAGGAGGTGGCCGACCACCTCGGGGTCGACACCACCCCCACCACACTGCGCGACTTCGCCAACGGCGAGATCTACGCCCGCTACCCGGAGTCGGTCCGGGGCTGCGACGCGTTCGTCATCCAGAGCCACACCGGGCCCATCAACCAGTGGATCATGGAGCAGCTGATCATGGTGGACGCGCTCAAGCGCGCCTCCGCCAAGCGGATCACCGTGATCATGCCGTTCTACGGCTACGCCCGCCAGGACAAGAAGAGCCGGGGCCGCGAGCCCATCACCGCCCGGTTGATGGCCGACCTGCTCAAGACCGCCGGCGCCGACCGGCTGATGTCGATCGACCTGCACACCTCCCAGATCCAGGGCTTCTTCGACGGCCCGGTGGACCACCTGTTCGCCATGCCGGTCCTGGTCAACTACCTCAAGGACAAGCTCGACCTGGAGACGACCACCGTCGTCTCCCCCGACACCGGCCGAGTACGGCTGTCGGAGCGCTGGGCCGACACGCTGGGCACCCCGCTGGCCTTCATCCACAAGCGCCGCGATCTCGAAGTGGCCAACCAGGTGAAGGTGAACGAGGTCGTCGGCAAGGTGCGGGGCCGCACCTGTGTGCTGATCGACGACATGATCGACACCGCGGGCACGATCTGCAAGGCGGCCGACGCGCTGTACGAGCAGGGCGCCACCAACGTGGTCGTGGCCGCGACGCACGCGGTGTTCTCCGACCCCGCGGTGGACCGGCTGAAGAACTCCAAGGTCTCCGAAGTGATCGTCACCAACACGCTGCCGATCCCCGAGGACAAGAGGTTCGACAAGCTCACCGTGCTGTCGATCGCCCCGCTGATCGCCCGCGCGATCACCGAGGTGTTCAGCGACGGTTCGGTGACGAGCCTGTTCGAGGGCGACAGCTGA
- a CDS encoding 50S ribosomal protein L25/general stress protein Ctc, which produces MSNEVVIAAESRSEFGKGAARKVRRQDKVPVVLYGHGTDPQHLTLPGHELLLALRTPNVLIRLQGASSELALPKGVQRDPIKGFLEHVDLLLVKSGEKVTIDIPVTVVGEVADGILDQQLVSISVESEATHIPTGVEVDVEGMEVGTQVTAGDLKLPEGTTLVADPETLVLHVTGAPVGEPEPEAAESAEAAEPANESAE; this is translated from the coding sequence ATGTCTAACGAGGTCGTCATCGCCGCCGAGTCGCGCTCGGAGTTCGGCAAGGGTGCCGCACGCAAGGTCCGCCGCCAGGACAAGGTGCCCGTCGTCCTGTACGGGCACGGCACCGACCCGCAGCACCTGACCCTCCCCGGCCACGAGCTCCTGCTCGCGCTGCGCACGCCGAACGTGCTGATCCGCCTCCAGGGCGCCTCCAGCGAGCTGGCGCTGCCCAAGGGCGTCCAGCGTGACCCGATCAAGGGCTTCCTGGAGCACGTCGACCTTCTGCTCGTCAAGAGCGGCGAGAAGGTCACCATCGACATCCCCGTCACCGTCGTGGGCGAGGTGGCCGACGGCATCCTCGACCAGCAGCTGGTCTCCATCTCGGTCGAGTCCGAGGCCACCCACATTCCGACCGGCGTCGAGGTCGACGTCGAGGGCATGGAGGTCGGCACCCAGGTCACCGCCGGCGACCTGAAGCTGCCCGAGGGCACCACCCTGGTCGCCGACCCGGAGACCCTGGTCCTGCACGTCACCGGCGCCCCGGTCGGCGAGCCCGAGCCCGAGGCCGCCGAGTCGGCCGAGGCCGCGGAGCCGGCCAACGAGTCCGCCGAGTAG
- the pth gene encoding aminoacyl-tRNA hydrolase, producing the protein MPTVDRWLVVGLGNPGPEYAANRHNAGFMVLDELAARAGGRFKTHRSRAEVLEGRLAGVSAVLAKPMSFMNLSGGPVKALTDFYKIDPAHVIAVHDELDIPYGALRAKLGGGDNGHNGLRSITKSLATKDYLRVRFGIGRPPGRMDTAAYVLRDFATVERKDLPFLVDRAADVVESLIKVGLEPTQNAFHAGDLNVSGPPR; encoded by the coding sequence ATGCCGACGGTGGACCGCTGGTTGGTCGTGGGACTGGGAAACCCCGGGCCGGAATACGCCGCGAACCGGCACAACGCGGGGTTCATGGTGCTGGACGAACTCGCCGCACGGGCCGGTGGGCGGTTCAAGACGCACAGGTCGCGGGCCGAGGTCCTGGAGGGCCGCCTGGCGGGCGTCTCCGCGGTGCTGGCCAAGCCGATGTCCTTCATGAACCTCTCGGGCGGGCCGGTCAAGGCCCTGACCGACTTCTACAAGATCGACCCGGCCCACGTGATCGCGGTCCACGACGAGCTGGACATCCCGTACGGCGCGCTCAGGGCCAAGCTGGGCGGTGGCGACAACGGCCACAACGGGCTGAGGTCGATCACCAAGTCCCTGGCGACCAAGGACTATCTGCGGGTGCGGTTCGGCATCGGCCGCCCGCCCGGCCGGATGGACACCGCGGCCTACGTGCTGAGGGACTTCGCCACCGTCGAGCGCAAAGATCTGCCGTTCCTGGTCGACCGCGCCGCCGACGTGGTGGAGTCCCTGATCAAGGTGGGCCTTGAGCCGACCCAGAACGCCTTCCACGCGGGCGACCTGAACGTCTCGGGACCGCCGAGGTAG
- a CDS encoding exonuclease encodes MVSFGMAVAGRMTGKVFEPVDAETHTLYVELRPISDDHVPEALAVSGLDRQALIREGRDPAEAMRAAAAWIGEVCGNSTPVMAAYPLSYDWMWIYWYFMRFAGASPFGHSRCLDIKTLYAAKAGVPIGWATKRQMPGHLHSTRPHTHNALDDAIEQAELLQNLMAFG; translated from the coding sequence ATGGTCAGCTTCGGGATGGCCGTGGCCGGGCGGATGACCGGAAAGGTCTTCGAACCGGTGGACGCCGAGACCCACACCCTTTATGTCGAGCTGAGGCCGATCAGCGACGACCACGTGCCCGAGGCGCTCGCCGTCAGCGGGCTGGACCGGCAGGCGCTGATCCGGGAGGGCCGGGACCCGGCCGAGGCCATGCGGGCCGCCGCCGCGTGGATCGGCGAGGTGTGCGGGAACAGCACGCCGGTGATGGCCGCCTATCCGCTCTCCTACGACTGGATGTGGATCTACTGGTACTTCATGCGCTTCGCCGGCGCCTCGCCGTTCGGGCACTCGCGCTGCCTCGACATCAAGACGCTCTACGCCGCCAAGGCGGGGGTGCCCATCGGCTGGGCCACCAAGCGGCAGATGCCCGGGCATCTGCACTCCACGCGGCCGCACACCCACAACGCGCTTGACGACGCGATCGAGCAGGCGGAGCTGCTGCAGAACCTGATGGCCTTCGGCTGA
- a CDS encoding sugar transferase, with translation MVTQGERVRDVTVVQAAPRSRAAPLRHMPGWVRRHRRRAVVGDLGSASLAGAVALFVRFGEVTPYVVPYVVLSAALPVVWVCVVALNRAYEPRLIGLGSEEFQRVFQCGFMLTAALAVGAYLTKTEVARGYVVMAIPLATLLTLLTRYGLRRSLHRMRANGRCMRRVVAVGHRAAVAELVRRFRLERYHGMEVVGACLPHDGMGDVEGVPVLGDFSDVPLVVGQIAADTVAVLACPDMDGVALRRLAWRLEKTGTDLIVAPALMEVAGPRISIRPAAGLPLLHVDHPEISGLRRLVKNLFDRIGAGLLLLALLPLFVGMTAAIRSSSPGPAFFRQTRVGRDGAEFTIYKFRTMGADAERLKIDLSSDERGVLFKIRNDPRVTPLGAWLRRHSLDELPQLINVVLGHMSLVGPRPPLPEEVARYGDDVRRRLLVKPGMTGLWQVNGRSDLSWEESVRLDLRYVESWSLTLDLQILWKTWSAVARGAGAY, from the coding sequence ATGGTTACGCAGGGGGAGCGCGTGCGTGACGTGACCGTCGTTCAGGCCGCACCGAGATCGAGGGCGGCACCTCTGCGGCATATGCCGGGGTGGGTGCGAAGACACCGGCGGAGGGCTGTCGTCGGCGATCTCGGCTCCGCCTCTCTGGCCGGAGCCGTCGCGCTGTTCGTTCGCTTCGGTGAGGTTACTCCCTACGTCGTCCCGTACGTCGTGCTGAGCGCGGCACTTCCCGTCGTCTGGGTCTGTGTGGTCGCGCTGAACCGCGCCTACGAGCCCCGCCTCATCGGCCTGGGCTCCGAGGAGTTCCAGCGGGTCTTCCAGTGCGGGTTCATGCTCACCGCGGCCCTCGCCGTCGGCGCTTACCTGACCAAGACCGAGGTGGCCCGCGGCTACGTGGTCATGGCGATCCCGCTGGCGACGCTGCTGACCCTCCTCACGCGATACGGCCTGCGCCGCTCCCTGCACCGGATGCGAGCGAACGGCAGGTGCATGCGGCGGGTCGTGGCGGTGGGCCACCGGGCGGCGGTCGCCGAGCTGGTGCGCCGGTTCCGCCTGGAGCGCTATCACGGCATGGAGGTCGTCGGCGCCTGCCTGCCGCACGACGGCATGGGCGACGTGGAGGGCGTCCCGGTCCTGGGAGACTTCTCCGACGTCCCACTCGTGGTCGGGCAGATCGCGGCGGACACCGTGGCCGTGCTCGCCTGCCCCGACATGGACGGGGTGGCCCTGCGGCGATTGGCCTGGCGCCTGGAGAAGACCGGCACCGACCTGATCGTGGCCCCGGCGCTGATGGAGGTGGCCGGGCCGCGCATCAGCATCCGCCCGGCCGCCGGCCTGCCGTTGCTGCACGTGGACCACCCCGAGATCTCGGGGCTGCGCCGGCTGGTCAAGAACCTCTTCGACCGGATCGGGGCGGGACTGCTGCTGCTGGCGCTGCTGCCGCTCTTCGTCGGCATGACGGCGGCCATCCGGTCGTCGAGCCCGGGGCCGGCCTTCTTCCGGCAGACACGAGTGGGACGGGACGGCGCCGAGTTCACCATCTACAAGTTCCGGACGATGGGTGCCGACGCCGAGCGCCTGAAGATCGACCTGTCCAGCGACGAGCGGGGCGTGCTCTTCAAGATCCGGAACGACCCCCGCGTGACCCCGCTGGGCGCCTGGTTGCGCCGTCACTCCCTGGACGAGCTGCCCCAGCTGATCAACGTCGTGCTCGGTCACATGTCGCTGGTGGGCCCCCGGCCGCCGCTGCCCGAGGAGGTGGCCCGGTACGGGGACGACGTCAGGCGCAGGCTGCTGGTCAAGCCGGGGATGACCGGTCTGTGGCAGGTGAACGGACGGTCCGATCTGTCGTGGGAGGAATCGGTGCGGCTGGACCTGCGTTACGTGGAGAGTTGGTCCCTCACGCTGGACCTGCAGATTCTGTGGAAGACTTGGTCGGCTGTCGCGCGAGGGGCTGGAGCATACTGA
- a CDS encoding 3'(2'),5'-bisphosphate nucleotidase CysQ, translating into MTIGDDHALAGELATAAGEKLLALREREGFGDPSALRKEGDRAAHLFLMEALARSRPDDSVLSEEATSEERLDPRRLRAERVWIVDPLDGTREFSEEGRKDWAVHVALWERGTLTAGAVALPAQGRTLSTLEPPVLPELGPEARPRIAVSRTRPPEFVQKLADLVGADLVPIGSAGAKISAVLTGEVEAYVHAGGQYEWDSAAPVAVALACGAHASRIDGSPLVYNQGDPSLPDILVSLPGLAPTLLAGIRDLHR; encoded by the coding sequence ATGACGATTGGCGACGATCACGCCCTCGCCGGGGAGCTGGCGACGGCGGCCGGCGAGAAACTGCTGGCCCTGCGTGAGCGGGAGGGCTTCGGCGATCCCTCCGCGCTCCGCAAGGAGGGTGACAGGGCGGCGCACCTGTTCCTGATGGAGGCTCTGGCGCGGTCGCGGCCCGATGACAGCGTGCTGTCCGAGGAGGCGACCAGTGAGGAGCGTCTCGACCCTCGCCGCCTCAGGGCCGAGCGGGTGTGGATCGTCGACCCCCTGGACGGCACCCGTGAGTTCTCCGAGGAGGGGCGCAAGGACTGGGCGGTCCACGTGGCGCTCTGGGAGCGCGGCACGCTGACGGCCGGAGCGGTGGCGCTGCCCGCGCAGGGCCGGACGCTGTCCACCCTCGAACCGCCCGTGCTGCCCGAGCTCGGGCCGGAGGCCAGGCCGCGGATCGCGGTCAGCCGCACCCGTCCGCCGGAGTTCGTCCAGAAACTGGCCGACCTCGTCGGCGCCGATCTGGTGCCCATCGGATCGGCGGGCGCGAAGATCTCCGCGGTGCTCACCGGGGAGGTCGAGGCCTACGTGCACGCCGGCGGTCAGTACGAATGGGACTCCGCCGCGCCCGTGGCCGTGGCCCTCGCCTGCGGAGCCCACGCTAGCCGCATCGACGGCTCGCCCCTGGTCTACAACCAAGGCGACCCCTCGTTGCCGGATATTCTTGTATCCCTACCGGGACTGGCGCCAACGTTGCTCGCTGGAATCCGGGATCTACACCGATAA
- the cysD gene encoding sulfate adenylyltransferase subunit CysD has translation MLQSDYTTSQLDVLEAEAIHIMREVAAEFERPCLLFSGGKDSIVMLRIAEKAFWPAPIPFPLMHVDTGHNFPEVIEFRDRRSEELGARLVVASVQDSIDAGRVAEETGRRASRNRLQTTTLLDAIEDNEYDAVFGGARRDEEKARAKERVFSFRDEFGQWDPKSQRPELWNLYNAKIRKGEHIRVFPLSNWTELDIWDYIRREGIEIPSIYYAHTRKVFERDGMLLADSEFIIRDEDEQLFEMVVRYRTVGDVTCTGAVQSAAATVEEIIEEIAATRITERGATRADDRASEASMEDRKREGYF, from the coding sequence ATGCTCCAGAGCGACTACACAACGTCGCAGCTCGACGTCCTCGAGGCAGAGGCGATCCACATCATGCGTGAGGTGGCGGCCGAATTCGAGCGTCCCTGTCTTCTCTTCTCCGGTGGTAAAGATTCCATTGTCATGCTCCGCATCGCGGAGAAGGCGTTCTGGCCCGCACCGATCCCCTTTCCGCTGATGCACGTGGACACCGGGCACAACTTCCCGGAGGTCATCGAGTTCCGCGACCGCCGGTCGGAGGAGCTCGGCGCGCGGCTGGTCGTGGCCAGTGTCCAGGACTCCATCGACGCCGGACGGGTGGCCGAGGAGACCGGGCGCAGGGCGTCACGCAACCGGCTGCAGACCACCACGTTGCTGGACGCGATCGAGGACAACGAGTACGACGCGGTGTTCGGCGGCGCCCGCCGTGACGAGGAGAAGGCCCGCGCCAAGGAGCGGGTGTTCTCCTTCCGCGACGAGTTCGGCCAGTGGGACCCGAAGAGCCAGCGCCCCGAGCTGTGGAACCTCTACAACGCCAAGATCCGCAAGGGTGAGCACATCCGGGTGTTCCCGCTGTCCAACTGGACCGAGCTCGACATCTGGGACTACATCCGGCGCGAGGGCATCGAGATCCCCTCGATCTACTACGCGCACACCCGCAAGGTGTTCGAGCGCGACGGCATGCTGCTGGCCGACAGCGAGTTCATCATCCGCGACGAGGACGAGCAGCTCTTCGAGATGGTGGTCCGTTACCGCACGGTCGGCGATGTGACCTGCACCGGTGCGGTGCAGTCGGCCGCGGCGACGGTCGAGGAGATCATCGAAGAGATCGCCGCCACCCGCATCACCGAGCGCGGCGCCACCCGCGCCGACGACCGCGCCTCCGAGGCCTCCATGGAAGACCGTAAAAGGGAAGGTTACTTCTGA
- the cysN gene encoding sulfate adenylyltransferase subunit CysN, translated as MDILRFATAGSVDDGKSTLIGRLLFDSKAIFEDQLEAVERTSRDRGTEYTDLSLLTDGLRAEREQGITIDVAYRYFATPKRKFIIADTPGHIQYTRNMVTGASTADLAIVLIDARKGVLEQSRRHAFLTTLLRVPHLVLAVNKMDLVDYSQERFEEIREEFSSFASKLNAPDLTFIPISALHGDNVVSRSENMPWYNGSSLLHHLEHVHIASDRNLVDVRFPVQYVIRPQRATDPALHDYRGYAGQVAGGVLKPGDEVVHLPSGLTTRIASIDTFDGPLDEAFAPMSVTLRLEDDIDISRGDMICRPNNQPHVAQELEAMVCWMADVAKLGPRTKLTIKHTTRTARAVVRDLHYRLDVNTLHRDESAQSLGLNEIGRVSLRVTQPLFVDDYARNRLTGGFILVDDATNNTVGAGMIVEAR; from the coding sequence ATGGACATCCTTCGCTTTGCCACGGCGGGAAGCGTCGACGACGGAAAGTCGACCCTGATCGGCCGGCTGCTCTTCGACTCCAAGGCGATCTTCGAGGACCAGCTTGAGGCGGTCGAGCGCACCTCTCGCGACCGCGGTACCGAGTACACCGACCTGTCGCTGCTCACCGACGGGCTGCGGGCCGAGCGTGAGCAGGGCATCACGATCGACGTGGCCTACCGCTACTTCGCGACGCCCAAGCGCAAGTTCATCATCGCCGACACTCCCGGGCACATCCAGTACACCCGGAACATGGTCACCGGGGCCTCCACCGCCGACCTGGCGATCGTCCTGATCGACGCGCGCAAGGGCGTGCTGGAGCAGTCGCGGCGGCACGCGTTCCTGACCACGCTGCTGCGGGTGCCGCACCTGGTCCTGGCCGTCAACAAGATGGACCTGGTCGACTACTCCCAGGAGCGGTTCGAGGAGATCCGTGAGGAGTTCTCCTCCTTCGCCTCCAAGCTGAACGCGCCCGACCTGACGTTCATCCCGATCTCGGCGCTGCACGGCGACAACGTGGTGTCCCGCTCGGAGAACATGCCCTGGTACAACGGCTCCTCCCTGCTGCACCACCTGGAGCACGTGCACATCGCCTCCGACCGCAACCTGGTCGACGTGCGCTTCCCCGTCCAGTACGTCATCCGCCCGCAGCGGGCCACCGATCCGGCCCTGCACGACTACCGCGGTTACGCGGGCCAGGTCGCCGGTGGCGTGCTGAAGCCGGGCGACGAGGTCGTGCACCTGCCCTCGGGCCTGACCACGCGCATCGCCTCGATCGACACCTTCGACGGGCCGCTGGACGAGGCGTTCGCGCCGATGTCGGTGACCCTCAGGCTTGAGGACGACATCGACATCTCGCGCGGCGACATGATCTGCCGTCCGAACAACCAGCCGCACGTCGCTCAGGAGCTTGAGGCGATGGTGTGCTGGATGGCCGACGTGGCCAAGCTGGGCCCGCGCACCAAGCTGACCATCAAGCACACCACCCGTACGGCCCGCGCGGTGGTCCGGGACCTGCACTACCGGCTGGACGTCAACACCCTGCACAGGGACGAGTCGGCCCAGTCGCTCGGCCTGAACGAGATCGGGCGCGTCTCGCTCCGTGTCACCCAGCCGCTGTTCGTGGACGACTACGCGAGAAACCGCCTCACGGGCGGCTTCATCCTCGTGGACGACGCCACCAACAACACCGTCGGCGCGGGGATGATCGTCGAGGCCAGGTAG
- a CDS encoding sulfotransferase, with translation MVFLGGLGRSGTTLLERLLGEVPGIAPLGEVVHLWARSVLADEACGCRESFAACPFWCKVGERAFGGWSEERARRMLALRSRVDRTRRIPVLARLLAEKQTGAGWWPALDTAELDEYVAAYRGLYNAAGEIADCPVVVDSSKHASLAFCLAVAGVDVQVVHVVRDPRAVAHSWHRRVERPEDGHPMTRWSPARTSLHWMTENLGFELLARSGVPVTRVRYEDLIEAPADTLRRLSARIGLPPRLDFLTDDGARLSTAHTASGNPMRFTVGRIRLARDDGWRTAAPSQHRRLVTALTWPLMIKYGYRRALQGETRV, from the coding sequence GTGGTTTTCCTGGGTGGCCTTGGCCGTAGTGGGACCACTCTGCTGGAGCGCCTCCTCGGGGAGGTCCCCGGCATCGCGCCGCTCGGTGAGGTCGTCCACCTCTGGGCAAGGAGCGTCCTGGCGGACGAGGCGTGCGGGTGTCGCGAGTCGTTCGCCGCGTGCCCCTTCTGGTGCAAGGTCGGTGAGCGTGCGTTCGGCGGCTGGTCCGAGGAGCGGGCCCGGCGGATGCTCGCCCTCAGGTCCCGGGTGGACCGCACCCGGCGCATACCCGTCCTGGCCCGGCTCCTCGCGGAGAAGCAGACGGGGGCCGGCTGGTGGCCGGCGCTCGACACCGCCGAGCTGGACGAATACGTCGCCGCCTATCGCGGCCTGTACAACGCGGCGGGAGAGATCGCCGACTGTCCGGTCGTGGTCGACTCCAGCAAGCACGCCTCTCTGGCCTTCTGCCTCGCGGTGGCCGGCGTCGACGTCCAGGTCGTCCACGTGGTCCGTGATCCCCGGGCGGTCGCGCACTCCTGGCACAGGCGGGTGGAGCGCCCAGAGGACGGGCACCCGATGACCCGCTGGTCTCCGGCGCGCACCTCGCTGCACTGGATGACGGAGAATCTCGGCTTCGAGCTCCTGGCCCGCAGCGGCGTCCCGGTCACCCGGGTCCGCTACGAGGACTTGATCGAAGCCCCCGCCGACACGCTCAGGCGACTGAGCGCGAGGATCGGCCTCCCGCCCCGCCTGGACTTCCTCACGGACGACGGGGCTCGGCTCTCGACGGCCCACACGGCCTCAGGCAACCCCATGCGTTTCACGGTCGGCCGAATCCGGCTGGCCAGGGACGACGGCTGGCGCACCGCCGCACCGTCCCAGCACCGGCGCCTGGTCACCGCACTGACCTGGCCGCTCATGATCAAGTACGGCTATCGCCGTGCCCTCCAAGGAGAGACTCGTGTCTGA
- a CDS encoding glycosyltransferase family 2 protein, with amino-acid sequence MNPSVGVVIPTRGHRPDTLRSAALSALGQDYPGTVEIVIVVDRGDPVRVTDQLAALLDDRSLTAGWEDPPSRRVWVMANRLSPGLPGTRNTGIAALGTDLVAFCDDDDQWLPGKVSAQVAALEAEPDAEFSSCAIEVQYGSRRVPRLAGTGLVTRRHLVRSRMAMVHSSTFLFRRGTLWVDESAPNGQNEDWDLALRAAARHPIVHVDRPLVRVRWGGSAYVTRWADRIAGLQWMLARHPDLAVDPRGAARIYGQLAFHHAALGQRREAGRWAWRAFAARHSEPRAPIALAVATGLVPAQAMLGLLHHRGHGI; translated from the coding sequence GTGAATCCATCCGTGGGCGTGGTGATTCCCACCCGAGGGCATCGGCCTGACACGCTGCGCTCGGCCGCGCTCTCCGCACTCGGTCAGGACTACCCCGGCACCGTCGAGATCGTCATCGTCGTGGACCGGGGTGACCCGGTCCGGGTCACCGACCAGCTGGCCGCACTTTTGGACGACCGGTCACTGACGGCGGGGTGGGAGGATCCGCCCTCGCGCAGGGTGTGGGTGATGGCCAACAGGCTCAGCCCCGGCCTGCCCGGCACGCGCAACACGGGCATCGCGGCTCTCGGCACCGATCTGGTGGCCTTCTGCGACGACGACGACCAGTGGCTGCCCGGCAAGGTCAGCGCCCAGGTCGCCGCACTGGAGGCGGAGCCGGACGCGGAGTTCTCCAGTTGCGCCATCGAGGTCCAGTACGGCTCGCGCCGTGTTCCCCGCCTGGCCGGCACCGGTCTGGTCACCCGCAGACATCTGGTGCGCTCGCGCATGGCGATGGTGCACTCCTCGACCTTCCTGTTCCGGCGCGGCACGCTCTGGGTGGACGAGAGCGCCCCCAACGGCCAGAACGAAGACTGGGATCTGGCCCTGCGCGCCGCCGCCCGCCACCCGATCGTGCATGTGGACCGCCCCCTGGTGCGGGTGCGCTGGGGCGGCTCCGCGTACGTGACCCGTTGGGCCGATCGAATCGCCGGGCTGCAGTGGATGCTGGCCCGGCACCCTGATCTGGCCGTGGATCCGCGCGGCGCGGCGCGGATCTACGGTCAGCTTGCCTTCCACCACGCGGCCCTCGGCCAGCGGCGGGAGGCAGGCCGCTGGGCCTGGCGAGCCTTCGCGGCTCGTCACAGCGAACCTCGCGCGCCCATCGCGCTCGCCGTGGCGACGGGCCTGGTTCCGGCCCAGGCCATGCTCGGCCTCCTGCACCATCGGGGGCACGGTATCTGA